From one Rhineura floridana isolate rRhiFlo1 chromosome 4, rRhiFlo1.hap2, whole genome shotgun sequence genomic stretch:
- the LOC133384306 gene encoding CTD small phosphatase-like protein 2-B isoform X1 — protein MHFCYSAHFCLRTRPPLVCGPWKGPLQEGTLAVSSLTALWDDASAFTTYFLDKSYQVSMKLRPHVHEFLEALAKIYEVFVFTTAKQEYADKILEGLGTQRNLIRHPLYQEDCLCCNGSYRRDLSVLERDLDRTVAVANDRQAFHYQISNVVLIPRWTGDPQDKELLGLIPVLEKLS, from the exons ATGCACTTTTGttactctgctcacttttgcctgaGAACTCGGCCACCATTGGTATGTGGTCCTTGGAAG GGTCCCCTGCAGGAAGGGACTTTGGCGGTGTCCTCCCTGACAGCTCTCTGGGATGATGCGTCGGCATTCACCACCTATTTCCTGGATAAGTCCTATCAG GTTTCGATGAAGCTGAGGCCCCACGTGCATGAATTCCTGGAAGCACTTGCCAAAATCTATGAG GTCTTTGTGTTCACCACTGCCAAGCAAGAGTATGCTGATAAAATTCTGGAGGGCCTTGGAACACAGAGGAACCTGATCAG GCACCCGTTGTATCAAGAGGACTGCCTCTGTTGCAATGGCTCCTACAGAAGGGATCTCTCCGTGTTAGAGAGAGACCTGGACCGAACTGTGGCCGTTGCAAATGACCGGCAAGCATTCCATTACCAG ATATCCAACGTGGTACTGATCCCAAGATGGACGGGAGATCCTCAGGACAAAGAGTTGCTGGGCCTGATCCCTGTGCTGGAGAAGCTTAGCTAA
- the LOC133384306 gene encoding CTD small phosphatase-like protein 2-B isoform X2 — MHFCYSAHFCLRTRPPLVCGPWKGPLQEGTLAVSSLTALWDDASAFTTYFLDKSYQVFVFTTAKQEYADKILEGLGTQRNLIRHPLYQEDCLCCNGSYRRDLSVLERDLDRTVAVANDRQAFHYQISNVVLIPRWTGDPQDKELLGLIPVLEKLS; from the exons ATGCACTTTTGttactctgctcacttttgcctgaGAACTCGGCCACCATTGGTATGTGGTCCTTGGAAG GGTCCCCTGCAGGAAGGGACTTTGGCGGTGTCCTCCCTGACAGCTCTCTGGGATGATGCGTCGGCATTCACCACCTATTTCCTGGATAAGTCCTATCAG GTCTTTGTGTTCACCACTGCCAAGCAAGAGTATGCTGATAAAATTCTGGAGGGCCTTGGAACACAGAGGAACCTGATCAG GCACCCGTTGTATCAAGAGGACTGCCTCTGTTGCAATGGCTCCTACAGAAGGGATCTCTCCGTGTTAGAGAGAGACCTGGACCGAACTGTGGCCGTTGCAAATGACCGGCAAGCATTCCATTACCAG ATATCCAACGTGGTACTGATCCCAAGATGGACGGGAGATCCTCAGGACAAAGAGTTGCTGGGCCTGATCCCTGTGCTGGAGAAGCTTAGCTAA